The sequence AAATGCATGCACCAGTAGAAAACTCTAATAAGATTCTTTAATTTGGCAATAAGATATCCATAATAAATTATAGAAGTAGATGAAGGTAGGATTCCTTAGAAAGCTCCATCTCTTTATTCTTTTATCCACCTTCTCCATTAATTTATTAGACCACTAATCAGGTTGAGGGGACCCAAATAGAGGAAAACCCTATTACCATGTTAGATATAATAAGCTGACATGGACTAAAAGTTCAACATCAGCTTTTTACTTAATGGGCCTTTGGCATTTTTTAATGACGTAAGCTTGTGGTCATCTCATCATCTTATGGACCTTTTCACATGGGTAGTGTGCTCCTATATATACAAGCACTTTCATGGCTCTTTCCCTAAAAGATTTTTGAGATATAGCTTTTACATACAAGCTTTTCTAGTTtccagtttctattttctagtttCAGTTTCTAGTTTCTACTTATACATCATCTCATCTCTcaacctctttctctctctagaatgGCAGACACAGACAATATTGGCCAAGATGTACCAGGGTTCAAGCTTTTTGGCACAACAATTCCACTCCAAGGAAGACAAGTAAGAGAGGAGAGTTCTAAGAGTACAGTAGATACAATAGAGAGAAGGCCAGAGAAGATCATCCCATGTCCAAGGTGCAAAAGCATGGAGACTAAGTTCTGTTACTTCAACAATTACAACGTTAATCAACCCAGGCACTTCTGTAAGGGATGCCAGAGATACTGGACTGCCGGCGGGACACTTCGGAACGTACCAGTTGGTGCCGGACGGCGGAAAACTAAGCCATCATGTGAAGGGTCAACTGGGTTCTTTGAAAACTGTCTGTTTGATGCACCAGCAGTGAATCAGTTTGAGTTGGAAGGGGTGGTGGAGCAGTGGCGTTTGGCCACCACTAGAGGTGGTTCTCAGCATGTTTTTCCGGGAAAGAGGCGGAGCAACAGCTCAACTGGTCAAATATGTTGAATTTCTTGTGCTTCAAAgctaattgaaaatttgaaactttGCTAGGAGACTGGTATTAGTCAATTATTAACCTTCTGATCAGTTCTGTCCACCATGAAAGTATATCCAATTCAATTAATATGGTAGCACATGATCAAGACATGTTGAAGGATCATGAAACAATCTCAATATTTTGATAACTAGAGTATAAACATATTCTCTTTCCCAATTATATATCAGCTGTTCACATGGCCATGTATGCATGGGTTGTTAACTGTTCCCACTTGTCTTCTTCCCAACAGTCAATCTGATCAGATACTATAGGGCCTGTGAATACTGATTAGATGgggcatgatttttttttttttttgataaatggggTGTGAGGATGTCAATtgtttcggttttgatttttagaGATGATTCAAGATACTAGACctgaaaattgaaaccaaataagggatccggctcctctccaatgAATTGATCCTCCAATTCTCCTCCAACGACCTTTCAAGGGTTAGGAGGGTTTGCACAAGCATCCAACACATGTAAACACTTGGGGATGTGTGTTCAAGCTCTCCCAGTCCTTGGATGATCGTTAAAGGATTGTTGGTGTTAGAGAGGATCTTTTCTCCTACATAGAAGCCTGTTTTCCAAACAAGAGCCAACTTGCTTCGGTTTGAGTTCAGTTCAATAGACTACATatgaaaaccaaaatcaaataggAGCCCATTtttcaaaccataatcaaatcaactttgtttgatttttattcagttcactatttggttttaaatttgatttttatttgtttcggATTTTATTTTAGATGTTTGGATCAATATTTTCATCTTcaccaataaaataagaaaaaataaataaataaactcatTTGTCAGCATCATAatctactaatttttttttcaaaaaaaggaaTAGAATTTATGATGCACATTGATTAAAGCATCAAAAGACCTATGGGTAATTCAAATCAGTTTGAAAATAAATAGTTGATTCTGATTCCATTCGAATCAACGGTTTCAAACCTAAAACCAAATCTGAACCCACGcgaaaaatattataaaaattttgaaaccaaaaatcaaaccaCTTTGTTTAGATTCGATTTGAGACAATTTAAATGACCGATTTCAATTTCGATTTTGGCCCTAAACACCCTTAAGGGAAAAACATGCTAAAATTCTGTGTCCTGATACACATCAATATGATCAAATCTCTTGGCCAAAAAATATGTTCAAATCAAAAGAGGTCTTAAGGATAACAACAAAGTTGACTAAATTATGGGTCTTGGAGTCTTAGGCTAAGCTTCATCATTATTAATCTCAATTGGTCTCCATGCTTTGTGTTAAACAAATATTTCATTGACTTGTCAAATCTAAATCATCTGCGGAAAATCTGttacaatttcagttttttactACTTGTTGAGAAACTTCTGGCTTTTCTGGAAGTTGTATAATTTAATCTTCTTCTGTACTCCTTTTctactttttctttccctttcccctttttcttttggcaAAAGCCATATGGACAGGTTCCTTTCACCAatcaattataattttttaaaaacaaaCATCTCCTCCTAACAGATGATAAATGAAATACAAACTTATTGAGCAGAGGACTGTACAAAATAatatgcattttattagtgggccTGTGATCGTGTTTTTAGGGTCAACATCATATTTTAGTTGTCCAAATGTGCTTAAACAGAtatcaaataaaaatggaaagattTCCATATCCGCCGACGAACATAAAATATTGAAGA is a genomic window of Macadamia integrifolia cultivar HAES 741 chromosome 13, SCU_Mint_v3, whole genome shotgun sequence containing:
- the LOC122060202 gene encoding dof zinc finger protein DOF1.5, whose translation is MADTDNIGQDVPGFKLFGTTIPLQGRQVREESSKSTVDTIERRPEKIIPCPRCKSMETKFCYFNNYNVNQPRHFCKGCQRYWTAGGTLRNVPVGAGRRKTKPSCEGSTGFFENCLFDAPAVNQFELEGVVEQWRLATTRGGSQHVFPGKRRSNSSTGQIC